A region of Malaclemys terrapin pileata isolate rMalTer1 chromosome 5, rMalTer1.hap1, whole genome shotgun sequence DNA encodes the following proteins:
- the LOC128837579 gene encoding uncharacterized protein LOC128837579 gives MPGWRSRCPQSTAEPAACPFWAMLGLLAQEPGMGWLAESLSERAAPRSPPASSRSRRGGRWAAASSVSTSPGPGAASGQARMRSPREQWGCLAAGGEAAAEPALGDAPSGGCISGPHIGDGPSLVSEQHMLGPWPWKALDLLERSGDARIWQAYHAGLMHFFLFREEMGMPAVWPVPEDQIRGFMVAMESQGLSSPKILMYLAALSYISKITGHPDPLQDFVTCHMVAGLQWREGNQRYCRSHVTIEVLRSLLGTVQSVCSSLYECLLFRALFTVAFFGALRVEEVVAEHHNWAQPELLYMSDVQLTEERVNIYLHTSYLGQERLLISLGLSSETWVCPVEALCNYVAARPRGDGPLFVHWDGTPLTRRQFLAVFRSALRLLGLRPEQYGVHSFWLGAVVTAVRYRCSEETILRLGRWQGIHPKRRQK, from the exons ATGCCCGGCTGGAGGAGCCGCTGCCCGCAGAGCACGGCCGAGCCCGCCGCCTGCCCGTTCTGGGCGATGCTggggctcctggcccaggagcccGGCATGGGGTGGCTGGCGGAGAGTCTCTCCGAGCGGGCGGCCCCGCGCTCGCCGCCCGCCTCGAGCCGCAGCAGACGCGGTGGCCGCTGGGCAGCTGCAAGCAGCGTCAGCACAAGCCCAGGTCCTGGTGCGGCTTCGGGCCAGGCGAGGATGCGGAGCCCGAGGGAGCAGTGGGGCTGCCTCGCAGCGGGGGGAGAAGCCGCAGCGGAACCGGCGTTAGGAGACGCGCCAAGCG GTGGATGCATTTCTGGACCTCATATAGGAGATGGACCTAGCCTTGTCTCTGAGCAGCATATGTTGGGCCCTTGGCCCTGGAAGGCCTTGGATTTGTTGGAGCGTTCAGGAGATGCCAGAATTTGGCAAGCCTACCATGCAGGCCTGATGCACTTTTTTCTCTTCAGAGAAGAGATGGGAATGCCTGCAGTTTGGCCAGTTCCAGAGGATCAAATTAGAGGGTTTATGGTGGCTATGGAATCACAAGGCTTGTCCTCACCAAAAATACTGATGTACTTGGCAGCACTGTCCTATATCTCCAAAATCACAGGTCACCCTGATCCTCTTCAAGATTTTGTAACATGTCATATGGTGGCAGGGTTGCAGTGGAGGGAAGGTAATCAAAGATATTGCAGATCTCATGTAACCATTGAGGTGTTGCGATCTCTCTTGGGCACAGTACAATCTGTGTGTAGCTCTCTTTATGAATGTTTGTTGTTCCGTGCCTTGTTTACTGTGGCTTTTTTTGGGGCTCTTCGGGTGGAAGAAGTGGTAGCAGAACACCACAACTGGGCACAGCCAGAGCTCCTGTACATGAGTGATGTCCAGCTGACTGAGGAAAGAGTGAACATTTACCTGCATACATCCTACCTGGGCCAAGAAAGGCTTTTGATCTCTCTTGGATTATCTAGCGAGACATGGGTATGCCCTGTTGAGGCACTGTGCAATTACGTGGCAGCCAGGCCACGAGGGGACGGGCCTCTTTTTGTACATTGGGATGGTACACCATTGACAAGGAGACAGTTCTTGGCTGTCTTCCGTTCTGCTTTAAGGTTACTTGGCCTTCGTCCAGAGCAATATGGTGTACATTCTTTCTGGTTGGGAGCTGTTGTGACTGCTGTACGCTATAGATGTTCTGAAGAAACTATTCTGCGCCTGGGCAGGTGGCAAGGTATCCACCCAAAGAGGAGACAGAAGTAG